A DNA window from Brassica napus cultivar Da-Ae chromosome C1, Da-Ae, whole genome shotgun sequence contains the following coding sequences:
- the LOC106376347 gene encoding uncharacterized protein LOC106376347, which produces MGCPLCEKNTDSMWLKYSRKHVYMCHRKGLPPAHSFRGKKKWFDGKAEQRRRGRILTGLVISQNLRNFKNDFGNVKHSGSKRKTMGYTDLDEEEEEDEEEEEEVEIDEDELSRWKKRSIFFKLPYWAEIPVRHNLDVMHVERNVAASLVSTLLHCGKSKDGLPARKDLEDLGIRQDLHPRIHGKRTYLPLAPWSLSKTEKKIFCRRVFDFKGPDGYCSNISRGVSLDDCKVTGLKSHDYHVLMQQLLPIALKGLLPKGPRLAISRLCEFFNLLCHRVIDREQLLVMEAEIVETLCLFERYFPPSFFDIMVHLAVHLGREARLGGPVHFRWMYPFERYMKVLKDFVRNPARPEGCIAESYLAEECMKFCSEFLKKSTNVQDKIERNMDYENSSILEDRPISAGTSVTLTEMEKKIAHLAIIQNLALVKPFVDEHLQYLQDSDDRCRRDASVLWSMHTKNFASWLKEQVPLDAKEHDETLKASLWSTFFSKVIYGLYS; this is translated from the exons ATGGGGTGTCCTTTATGTGAAAAAAACACAGACAGTATGTGGCTTAAGTACAGCAGAAAACATGTGTATATGTGCCACAGAAAAGGTCTGCCACCAGCTCATAGTTTTCGGGGAAAGAAGAAGTGGTTTGATGGAAAAGCTGAGCAAAGGAGAAGGGGACGAATTTTAACCGGCCTTGTAATTTCACAAAACCTCAGAAATTTCAAGAATGACTTTGGCAATGTTAAACATTCTGGGAGTAAGAGAAAAACGATGGGCTATACCGATttagatgaagaggaagaggaagatgaggaggaagaggaagaagtggAAATAGATGAGGATGAGTTATCTAGATGGAAgaaaagatctatttttttcaAGCTACCTTATTGGGCG GAAATCCCGGTGAGGCACAACTTAGATGTTATGCATGTAGAGAGAAATGTGGCTGCTAGTCTAGTTTCGACATTGTTGCACTGTGGAAAATCCAAGGACGGTCTTCCGGCTCGTAAAGATCTTGAGGATCTTGGTATAAGGCAGGATTTGCACCCTCGCATACATGGAAAACGAACATATCTTCCTCTAGCACCGTGGTCTTTGTCTAAgacagagaagaagatattttgtaGGAGAGTTTTTGACTTCAAAGGGCCAGATGGATATTGTTCCAACATATCTAGAGGTGTTTCTTTAGATGACTGTAAAGTCACAGGGCTGAAATCACATGACTATCATGTGTTAATGCAGCAACTTCTTCCAATTGCACTTAAAGGGCTGTTACCTAAAGGACCGAGACTAGCAATTTCAAGGTTATGCGAATTCTTCAATCTGTTGTGCCATAGAGTTATTGATAGAGAGCAGCTTCTGGTTATGGAAGCGGAGATTGTAGAGACGCTTTGCTTGTTTGAAAGATATTTTCCTCCAAGTTTCTTTGATATCATGGTCCATTTGGCTGTGCATCTAGGAAGGGAGGCCCGGCTTGGTGGACCTGTCCATTTTAGATGGATGTACCCATTTGAAAG GTACATGAAAGTCCTCAAAGACTTTGTTAGAAATCCTGCTAGACCAGAAGGGTGCATTGCTGAGTCTTATCTTGCCGAGGAATGTATGAAGTTTTGCAGTGAATTTCTCAAGAAGTCAACAAATGTACAAGACAAAATAGAGAGAAACATGGACTATGAGAACAGCTCTATCTTAGAGGATCGTCCAATATCAGCTGGCACATCAGTTACACTCACTGAAATGGAGAAGAAAATAGCACATCTTGCTATCATCCAAAACCTTGCTCTCGTCAAACCTTTTGTAGA TGAGCATCTCCAGTATTTACAAGACTCAGATGACAGATGTAGGAGAGATGCATCCGTCTTATGGAGTATGCATACTAAGAATTTTGCTTCATGGCTAAAAGAACAG GTGCCTCTTGATGCTAAAGAACATGACGAAACACTCAAGGCAAGCCTATGGTCCACGTTCTTCAGCAAAGTCATATACGGGCTATATAGTTAA